Sequence from the Leisingera sp. S132 genome:
GCAAGCGGATGAGCGTGCTGGCGCGCAGCGGCGGCGGCGGAAAGGTCCTGACCAAGGGCGCGCCGGAGCAGGTTCTGGGCCTCTGCACAGAAGTGCTGACGCAGGACGGCCCCCGGAAGCTGGGCGCAGGGGAGGCGGCCGCCATCACCGACGCCTATGAGGCGATGGCGGCAGAAGGGCTGCGGGTGATCGGGCTGGCATCTGGCGCTGCGCAGGGCGGAGAGATCCGTGAGCAGGACATGACCTTCCTCGGGCTGGCGGGGCTGATCGACCCGCCGCGGCCCGAAGTGCGGGCGGCCATCGGCGCGGCGCGGTCGGCAGGCATCCGGGTGATCATGATCACCGGCGACAGCCCGCTGACTGCCGGGGTGATTGCGGCCCAGCTGGGGCTGCCTGCCGGCAAGACCCTGACCGGCGATGCGCTGGAGGCGCTGGAGGATGCGGAGCTGGACCGGATCCTGCAGCAGGATGTGCTGTTTGCCCGCACAAGGCCCGCCCACAAGATGCGGATCGTCTCGGCCCTGCAGGGGCAGCATCAGATCGTGGCGATGACCGGCGACGGGGTGAACGATGCGCCGGCCCTGAAGCAGGCCGACATCGGGGTTTCAATGGGGGTGCGGGGCACGGATGTGGCCAAGGATGCCTCCGACCTGGTGCTGCTGGACGATAATTTTGCCACCATCGTGCGGGCCATCGGCGAGGGGCGGCGGCAGTTCACCAATGTGCGCAAGTTCGTGCGCTACCTCTTGTCCTCCAACGCGGGCGAGGTGATTGCGCTGCTGATCAATATCCTGATCGGCGGGCCGCTGATATTTCTGGCGACGCAGATCCTGTGGATGAACCTGGTCACCGACGGGGTGACGGCGGTGGCGCTGGGGCTGGAGAAGGGCGAGCCGGACCAGATGGAGCATCCGCCGCGCAGGAAGGACGCGCCGATTGTGGGCAAGGCCGGGCTGCTGACCATTCTGGCGCTGGGGCTTTATACCGGGCTGGCCAGCCTGTGGCTGTTCCTGCATCTCTTGGACGGCAGCGAGGATCTGGCCCGCACCGCCGCCTTTACCGCCATGGTGGTCTTTGAGAAGGCGAGCGTCTTTGCGTTCCGTTCGCTGCATCTGCCGTGCTGGCGGATCGGGTTTTTCAGCAATCCGCTGCTGCTGGCGGCGCTGGCGGTGACCATCGGGGCGCAGGTGGCGGCGGTGTACTGGCCGCCGCTGCAGGTGCTGCTGCACACGGTGCCGCTGCAGGCGGAGCACTGGGGGCTGATCGCGCTGCTGGTGCTGCCGGTTTTGCTGGTGCCGGAGGGGCTGAAAACCCTGCGCTACCTTGCCACCCGCCGGACCAGGCGGGCGGCGGCGGCTTGACCTCCCTCAATGCGGTTTTTGCCGTTCCGGGCCATCCTGCGGGCATGAACGGCGATCACGGGCACAGCAAGGAGGACATCGCGCGGCGGCTTGCGGGCAGCAACGGCACCGGGCGGCTGCGGGATGCGGTCTACGGCGGCATTGACGGCGCGGTCACCACCTTTGCGATTGCTGCGGGCGTCGAGGGCGCCGGGTTTTCGCAAGGCGTGATCATCGCCCTGGGCATTGCCAACGTGCTGGCGGACGGGTTTTCGATGGCGGCGGCCAATTACCTGGGCACCAAGGCGGATCTGGACGACCGGCGGCGGCTGTACCGGGTGGAGAAACGCCATATCCGCGACTACCCGGAGGGCGAGCGCGAGGAGCTGCGCCAGATCTTTCAGGAGCTGGGGCTGAGCGGCGAAGTGCTGGAGGGCGCGGTGCGGTCGGTTGCTGCCAATCCGGAAAAATGGGTGTCGCTGATGCTGACCAGCGAATACGGGCTGGCGCCCGCAGAGCCCAACCCGGTGGCGGCGGCGCTGACCACCTTTGCCGCCTTCATGGCGGCGGGCATCGTGCCGCTCTTGCCCTTCATGCTGCGGCTGCCGGATCCGTTCCTGACGGCGGCACTGGCCACCGGGGCGGTGTTTTTCGGCATCGGCGCCAGCAAGAGCGTCTGGTCGCTGGCGCCCTGGTGGAAATCCGGGCTGGAGACGCTGGCCATCGGCTCCTGCGCGGCGGCGGTGGCCTATCTGGCGGGCAGCCTGTTCCGGGTTTGAGCCGGATCAAGGGGGCGGGGACGGTTTGGCGCTAAGCTGATGACCGGAGGGACGCCCCATGTTTTCAAATGCCATCAAAATCGCCACCCTGCAGGGGTTTGACATCAGGATTGATCCGAGCTGGGCGCTGATTGCCGCGCTGATCACCTGGAGCCTGTCGGCGCAGTATTTTCCGATGGTCTATCCCGGTGCCGGCGGCAGCGTCTATCTCACCCTGGCGCTGCTGGCGATGCTGGGTTTTTTCGGCTCGCTGATCCTGCATGAGATGTCCCATTCGGTGGTGGCCCGCCGGTACGGGGTGGAGATCAAGGGCATCACCCTGTTCATCTTCGGCGGGGTGGCCGAGCTGGGATCGGAGCCGAAAACCGCCGCCAGCGAGTTCTGGATTGCCATTGCCGGCCCGCTGATGAGCTTTGCGCTGGCCTTGGCCTTCTGGCTGCTGGCGCAGATCGGCGGGTGGCTTGCGCCGGGGATGGCGCTGAATCCTGTGCTGGACTACCTGGCGCTGATCAACATGGTGCTGGCGGTGTTCAACCTGGCGCCGGCCTTTCCGCTGGATGGCGGGCGCATCTTCCGCGCCTATCTGTGGAGCCGCAGCGGCGACCTGCTGCAGGCCACGGCCACAGCCACGAGGATCAGCAGCTATTTTGCCTATGCGCTGATCCTCTTTGGCGTCGTCGGGCTGTTTTCCGGTAACCCGGTTGCGTCGCTCTGGCAGGTGCTGATCGGGGTGTTCGTGCTGACGGCGGCCAAGGGCACCTATGCCCGCCAGCTGCAGGAGGCGGCGTTCAAGGGCAAGACGGTTGCCGCGCTGATGACGCGCGATGCGGTCACCGTGCTGCCGGAGGTGAGCCTGCAATATCTGGCGGATCAGGTGATGCTGGCGGAGCGCATGAGCTTTGTGCCGGTGGTGCTGGGCGATGTGCTGCTGGGCTATGCTGATACCGGCCTGCTGGCGCAGACACCGCGCACGGACTGGGCGGCAACCCCTGTCGGCGACGTCTATGTTGCGGCGGATGCGGATAATACGGTCAGCCCGGAAATGCCTGCCGCGGAGCTGATGGCGAAAATCTCTGCCACCGGACGGCGCAAGTTCCTGGTGGCAGAGGGGCGCCAACTGCTGGGGGTGGTCACCCTGTCTGATCTGATGGGCTATCTGGCGGTGCTGCAGGAGATCCGGCTGCCGGACCGCCAGTCTGAACGGAGCTGATGCGATGAAACGGATACTGATCGTTCAGGGCCACCCCGACAACTCCCGGCAGCATTTCTGCCATGCACTGGCGCAAAGCTATGAGTCGGCAGCAGCAAAAGCCGGTCATCAGGTCAGCGTAATTGATGTTGCCGCCAGCGGGGCAACCTGCCTGCGCTCCCGCGCGGAGTGGGAGAGCGGCCTTCCCGAATATGCCGCTGAAGCGCAGCGGGCGATTGCTGCCGCGGACCACATCGTCTTCATTTATCCACTGTGGCTGGGCAGTATGCCGGCGCTGCTGAAGGCCTGGCTGGAACAGGTGTTCCGGGAGGGTTTTGCCTTCAACATGAGCAAACACGGCTGGCATTCCAGGCTGAAGGGGAAATCAGCGCGTGTCATCGTCACGATGGGAATGCCCGCCTTTGCCTATAAGTGGTTTTTCTTTGCTCATTCCCTGCGCAGTTTTGAGCGCAATATCCTCAAGTTCTGCGGAATCAGGCCGGTGAGATGGTCGGTGTTCGGGATGGTCGAGGACACCAATTCAAACCGGCGCCGGAAATACCTGGCGGAAACCGCCCGCAACGGGGCGGCGGCGCGTTAGCGCGGCCGCCGTGCTGTTCAGGCAGCGATAATGCCTTTCAGGCGGCTGGCAATTTCGTCCAGAGCGGCATGGGTCAGGTCCTTGTCGGCTTCGCCGATCACCATAGACTTCAGCGCCTCCGGCAGAGCCGCCCGCAGCTGTCCCAGCATATGCGGTGCGGCGGTCAGGATCAGCCGGTCAAATGCTCCAGCGGTATGCCGCCTTTCCAGCTCCTCTGCGATCAGGCGCGCAAAGGCCGCCTCTGCGGCCTCTTTCGGATCGGTGGCTTCGAAGCCAGCCGCCCCATGCGCGCCGCTGATCGGATGGCTGCCGGCGCGGTCGGCATTCTCGACCGCTGGCGGCGCCTGCAAGGCATGCCCGGCGGAGGCCGTGAAGCCCTTGCCCGGCCCGTGGTTTTCGACGATGCGCGCGGTGCGGGCATTTGCCAGAACGGCCAGGGTGACAATTGGTTTCATGGGTTCTCTCCAGTTGCTGAAGGTTGGCTGTTTTCGCCCTGCCCCGGCTGCGGCCTGCCGCCCAGGAAGGCGAACCAGTAGGCCAGGGCGACGCCCCCTGCGCCGCCTGCGATATTGCCCAGGGTGACCCAGAACAGGTTGGCGGCAGCCGCCGAAAGGGGGACGCCGGCGCCCGCAGCCCAGGCTTGGGGGAAGAAATACATGTTGGCGATGGAGTGCTCGAGCCCCAGGAGCACGAAGGCGGTGATCGGCCAGAGGATGGCCAGAACCTTGCCGGCGGCGGTGCGGGCCGCGAAAGACAGCCAGACGGCGAGGCAGACCAGGGCGTTGCACAGCGCGCCGCGCATGAAGGCCTCAAGCGGCGTCAGATCTGCCTTGGCCCCGGCAAGGGCTGCAGCGGTGCCCCCCATCGCCCCGTCCAATATCCCGGTAAGGGCAAAGGCGGCGGCCAGCCCGGCGGCGCCTGCCAGATTGCCGGCATAGACAATGCCCCAGCTGCGCAGCAGCAGGCGCAGCGGGATCTTGCGGTCCACCGCGGCGATCACCATCAGCACATTGCCGGTGAACAGCTCTGCCCCGGCGATCACCACCAGGATCAGGCCAAGCGAGAACACCGCGCCGCCCAGCACCCGGACCGGTCCTGTGACGGGGGATGCGCCGGTCAGGGTCATGGTATAGGCCGCCGCGCCGAAGCCGATGAAGGCCCCCGCCAGCATCGCCAGCACAAACATCTGCGGCAGGGGCAGGCGGGCCTTGGCGGCTCCGGCAGTTTCCACCAGTCTTGCGATTTCGGCGGGTTTGTAGGCGTCAAAGGGGGCCTGGCTGGTCATTAGGCGGCTCCTGAGTTTTCGAGCGTCAGAGATCAGTGGGCAAACAGCACCGGCAGCTCTGTCTGCTCTATCATCGTGCGGGTGGTGCCGCCAAACACGGCCTCGCGCAGGCGGGAATGGCCGTAGGCCCCCATCACCACCAGCCCGGCCCCGGCCTCGCGGGCGCGCTGCAGGATTGCGTGGCCGACGTCCTGGCTGCCGCCGGGGAATTGCGAGACGGTCACATGGCAGCCGTGATGGCAGAGCCAGACGGCAGCATCGGTGCCCGGGTCCTCGCCGTTGCGCTGATCGGAGGCGCTGGTTTCAAAGCAGCCGATCACGACCTCGTCAGCATGGCGCAGATAGGGCAGAGCTGCATGGGCGGCGCGGGAGGCGGCAAGGCTGCTGTCCCAGGCCAGGAAGACGCGGTTGCAGCTGGCAAAGGGCGAGCCGTTCACGATGACCGGAACCGGCGCCTGGAAGAGCAGCCCGTGCAGGGCCTCGCGGAAGACGTCGTCGCGGTCCCTGAGGTCATCGGCAAACTGCGCGGTATCGCAGGTTTTGGCCCGCTGGGCGCACAGCAGCCGGATGTCCGCGCCGGCGCTGACCGCATAGTGCACATCGCCGGAGCAGGTGTTGCGGGTGAGGAGATCGTTCACCTCTGCGGCGCGGGTTTTTGCGGCCTGCTGGGCGTCCCGCAGATGATCAACCCAGTCCGCAGGCATCGCGGCCGCGCCGAAACCCGTCGCACTGTACACGAAGTAGGGCCTGGCGGGCAGGCTGTCCAGCAGCAGGCAGGCGAGATAGGCGTCCTCGGCTTGTGCCGCTTCGGCGGCGGCGGTGATCGTTGCGTCGCTGGTGTCTGTGGCAATCACGTAGAGAGAGGTTTGGCGTTGCATGGCGGGCCTCCGGGAACGGGTTCGCGGCTGGCGGGGTGCGTGCCGCGTTCTCCAGTAGATCACCTGCGCCGGCGGGCGCCATGATCCTGATCAATCCGCTGCCGCAGCGGCGGCGGACCTGTGTCAAGGCAGGCGGGCGGGAACCGGCGTAGACTCGGGCCGCATCAGTGGAGGACTGAGATGTACAAGCATATTCTGGTTCCGATTGCCCCGGATCACGGTGCCAATACGGCCCGGCCGCTGGAGGCTGCCCGCCTGCTGGCGGACAGCGATGCCAGGATCACCGCGCTGACCGTGGCCGATGAGATCCCCGGCTATGTGGTTCAGCAGCTGCCCAAGGGTCTGCTGGAAGGCACCCGTGCAGAGATGCTGGCAGAGCTGAAGGCGGATCTGGGCGGGGTGAAAGACGTCAAGGCGGATGTGGTCACCGGCCATGCCGGGCGCACGATCACCGATTACGCGGACACGCATGGCGCCGACTGCATTGTCATCGCCTCGCACCGGCCGGGCCTGCAGGATTACTTCCTTGGCTCGACCGCGGCGCGGGTGGTGCGCCATGCCAAATGCACCGTTGTCGTGCTCCGCTAGCCGTCCTGCGCGACTGAGCGGCGGAACAGCACCAGGCTGGTTGCCAGCAGGGCCGCGCCCAGCAGCGCCATCCACAGGAATTCGGGCCAGACGGTCTGAAACCCTGCGCCCTTGAAGACGATGGCTTGGCTGGCGGCCATGTAGTGGCGCGAGGGCAGCAGCGTGGTGGCAGCCTGCAGCCAGGCGGGCTGGCTTTCCACCGGGGTTTCGCCGCCCGACAGCATCAGCATCGGCAGGATGGTCAGCATCACCAGCAGCGCAAACTGCGCCATTGAGCGCGCGACCGTGGCCAGGAACACTCCCAGCGCGGTGGCGGTGAACAGGAACAGCGCGGTGCCGCAGAGGAACAGCAGCTTGGACCCGGCGATGGTGATCTCCAGCACGCCCTGCATCACAAAACCCAGCGACAGCGCTGCCGCAACCAGCACCACCGCGGCGTTGGCCCAGATCTTGGCCACAGCGATATCGAAGGGCGAGAGCGGCATCGCCAGCAGGTGCTCAATGGTGCCGTGCTCGCGCTCGCGGATCATCGCGGCGCCGGTCAGGATCGTGGTCAGCCACATGATCTGGCCGATCAGCGCGTTGATACCGGCAAAGCGGACGGTGTCGCGGTTGGGGTTGAAGGCGCTGCGGATGATGATGTTCAGGGGCTGCGGCACGGCCAGATCGGCGCCGATGGCAAAGCGGCGGATCTCGGTGCTGAGGATGCTGGTGATGTAGCTGGCGCCGATGCCTGCCTGTTCCATCG
This genomic interval carries:
- a CDS encoding cation-transporting P-type ATPase codes for the protein MANPVQDSSGGRLSGLTRQQAEAARRTHGWNELPQGRRTGPLQVFLRQFSNLLVLILIAAGIIAFTLGEYADTLAIGLVIGLNGVLGFVQEWRAETALESLRSMLSPQALAVRDGREQVIGARELVPGDLIILEAGARVPADARLQEAAGLRLDESALTGESVPVDKAPGTDNAEVFAGTVVAAGRALAVVTATGARTAFGEIAALTGAVGLKKTNLQVQLGRLARQLGVAALAIAAAILTLGLYMGRDAAEMFMTGLSLSVAMVPEGLPAVVTITLALGAAAMVRQKALARRLQAVETLGAASVICTDKTGTLTENKMTVTRVWTLDRSYQVTGTGYDPAGHIACNGMVTGAREDAVLAELLEAGLTCTHAALHREGDHWQMTGAPTEGALVTLGYKGWAALPPPDAVLAEIPFSSERKRMSVLARSGGGGKVLTKGAPEQVLGLCTEVLTQDGPRKLGAGEAAAITDAYEAMAAEGLRVIGLASGAAQGGEIREQDMTFLGLAGLIDPPRPEVRAAIGAARSAGIRVIMITGDSPLTAGVIAAQLGLPAGKTLTGDALEALEDAELDRILQQDVLFARTRPAHKMRIVSALQGQHQIVAMTGDGVNDAPALKQADIGVSMGVRGTDVAKDASDLVLLDDNFATIVRAIGEGRRQFTNVRKFVRYLLSSNAGEVIALLINILIGGPLIFLATQILWMNLVTDGVTAVALGLEKGEPDQMEHPPRRKDAPIVGKAGLLTILALGLYTGLASLWLFLHLLDGSEDLARTAAFTAMVVFEKASVFAFRSLHLPCWRIGFFSNPLLLAALAVTIGAQVAAVYWPPLQVLLHTVPLQAEHWGLIALLVLPVLLVPEGLKTLRYLATRRTRRAAAA
- a CDS encoding VIT1/CCC1 transporter family protein, translated to MNGDHGHSKEDIARRLAGSNGTGRLRDAVYGGIDGAVTTFAIAAGVEGAGFSQGVIIALGIANVLADGFSMAAANYLGTKADLDDRRRLYRVEKRHIRDYPEGEREELRQIFQELGLSGEVLEGAVRSVAANPEKWVSLMLTSEYGLAPAEPNPVAAALTTFAAFMAAGIVPLLPFMLRLPDPFLTAALATGAVFFGIGASKSVWSLAPWWKSGLETLAIGSCAAAVAYLAGSLFRV
- a CDS encoding site-2 protease family protein, yielding MFSNAIKIATLQGFDIRIDPSWALIAALITWSLSAQYFPMVYPGAGGSVYLTLALLAMLGFFGSLILHEMSHSVVARRYGVEIKGITLFIFGGVAELGSEPKTAASEFWIAIAGPLMSFALALAFWLLAQIGGWLAPGMALNPVLDYLALINMVLAVFNLAPAFPLDGGRIFRAYLWSRSGDLLQATATATRISSYFAYALILFGVVGLFSGNPVASLWQVLIGVFVLTAAKGTYARQLQEAAFKGKTVAALMTRDAVTVLPEVSLQYLADQVMLAERMSFVPVVLGDVLLGYADTGLLAQTPRTDWAATPVGDVYVAADADNTVSPEMPAAELMAKISATGRRKFLVAEGRQLLGVVTLSDLMGYLAVLQEIRLPDRQSERS
- a CDS encoding NAD(P)H-dependent oxidoreductase, translated to MKRILIVQGHPDNSRQHFCHALAQSYESAAAKAGHQVSVIDVAASGATCLRSRAEWESGLPEYAAEAQRAIAAADHIVFIYPLWLGSMPALLKAWLEQVFREGFAFNMSKHGWHSRLKGKSARVIVTMGMPAFAYKWFFFAHSLRSFERNILKFCGIRPVRWSVFGMVEDTNSNRRRKYLAETARNGAAAR
- a CDS encoding host attachment protein is translated as MKPIVTLAVLANARTARIVENHGPGKGFTASAGHALQAPPAVENADRAGSHPISGAHGAAGFEATDPKEAAEAAFARLIAEELERRHTAGAFDRLILTAAPHMLGQLRAALPEALKSMVIGEADKDLTHAALDEIASRLKGIIAA
- a CDS encoding formate/nitrite transporter family protein is translated as MTSQAPFDAYKPAEIARLVETAGAAKARLPLPQMFVLAMLAGAFIGFGAAAYTMTLTGASPVTGPVRVLGGAVFSLGLILVVIAGAELFTGNVLMVIAAVDRKIPLRLLLRSWGIVYAGNLAGAAGLAAAFALTGILDGAMGGTAAALAGAKADLTPLEAFMRGALCNALVCLAVWLSFAARTAAGKVLAILWPITAFVLLGLEHSIANMYFFPQAWAAGAGVPLSAAAANLFWVTLGNIAGGAGGVALAYWFAFLGGRPQPGQGENSQPSATGENP
- a CDS encoding universal stress protein; this encodes MQRQTSLYVIATDTSDATITAAAEAAQAEDAYLACLLLDSLPARPYFVYSATGFGAAAMPADWVDHLRDAQQAAKTRAAEVNDLLTRNTCSGDVHYAVSAGADIRLLCAQRAKTCDTAQFADDLRDRDDVFREALHGLLFQAPVPVIVNGSPFASCNRVFLAWDSSLAASRAAHAALPYLRHADEVVIGCFETSASDQRNGEDPGTDAAVWLCHHGCHVTVSQFPGGSQDVGHAILQRAREAGAGLVVMGAYGHSRLREAVFGGTTRTMIEQTELPVLFAH
- a CDS encoding universal stress protein, with the protein product MYKHILVPIAPDHGANTARPLEAARLLADSDARITALTVADEIPGYVVQQLPKGLLEGTRAEMLAELKADLGGVKDVKADVVTGHAGRTITDYADTHGADCIVIASHRPGLQDYFLGSTAARVVRHAKCTVVVLR
- a CDS encoding ABC transporter permease; the protein is MRRLSCIFWLGLKEMMSLRRDWVMMALLAWSFTLAPVMEATGVATSVNNASIAFADEDNSPLSRTLAEAFFPPEFQPVAQIEPGTGAARMDAGDFLFVVAVPPGFEKDLRAARVPEIQVLIDATAMEQAGIGASYITSILSTEIRRFAIGADLAVPQPLNIIIRSAFNPNRDTVRFAGINALIGQIMWLTTILTGAAMIREREHGTIEHLLAMPLSPFDIAVAKIWANAAVVLVAAALSLGFVMQGVLEITIAGSKLLFLCGTALFLFTATALGVFLATVARSMAQFALLVMLTILPMLMLSGGETPVESQPAWLQAATTLLPSRHYMAASQAIVFKGAGFQTVWPEFLWMALLGAALLATSLVLFRRSVAQDG